CCTATTCCATTTAGTTGCTGAAGATCTGCTGAAGGCGCTGTATTGATATTAATTAAATTTTCTTTATTCGTTTCCATCACAGGAGTTTGTACGACTAGTGTTTCTTCATCAATCATTTGATCCTTTTGATGAAATACATGAATCACCATTTGATCTTGCACCAACTGAGCAAGGTTTAAACTACCAATATCTGCATCAGAAGATAATCCTCCTGCCATAAAAATAACATCATTGATACGCATATCCTGATCTACTTCATAAATTCCGGGAAATTGAACTTCTCCTTTTATATCTACCATCCATTTTTTAGTAGTCTCTTCAGTCTCCACCATATCTGATACTGAAACTAGTTCGGAGGACGAAGGAACTAAGCTTCCAACTAATAGATTAGGATCTATCTCATGATTATTCGCACTCAAATAAGTACCCATCATCCATTTCCCTAAAATAAATATGATAACGAAAAATTGAACAATGATTATCCCCA
The Jeotgalibaca sp. MA1X17-3 genome window above contains:
- a CDS encoding helix-hairpin-helix domain-containing protein yields the protein MMGEWRSRISEHKQLIRLGIIIVQFFVIIFILGKWMMGTYLSANNHEIDPNLLVGSLVPSSSELVSVSDMVETEETTKKWMVDIKGEVQFPGIYEVDQDMRINDVIFMAGGLSSDADIGSLNLAQLVQDQMVIHVFHQKDQMIDEETLVVQTPVMETNKENLININTAPSADLQQLNGIGEMKAEKIISYREENGLFKSIEELMEVSGIGEKTFETIKDKVTVSP